A single window of Providencia alcalifaciens DNA harbors:
- a CDS encoding MFS transporter gives MSMKTPQAELTTGLTLLMAIATGLVVASNYYAQPLLDTIALQFNLTTNMAGFIVTAAQLGYAAGLLFLVPLGDLFERKKLIIVMTTLSASGLLITALSDNIWQILLGTALTGLFSVVAQVLVPMAASIAKPHQRGKAVGTIMSGLLLGILLARTISGGVAMIGGWRAIYWVAFGLMMILILILALKLPRYHQKTELNYFQLIGSIGRLFFTTPVLATRALLGALTFANFALLWTAMAFLLASPPFNYSEGTIGLFGLVGAAGALMATQAGRLVDKGKGKLVTTLGLVLLLLSWIPIGLAKYSLIAFIIGILVLDLAIQGVHVTNQSTLYRIMPEARNRLTAGYMTSYFIGGALGSLLSGYAYEHAGWIGVAISGVIITGISLIIWAIGARFDPTITSEQ, from the coding sequence ATGAGCATGAAAACACCACAAGCGGAACTGACTACGGGCTTAACACTCTTAATGGCTATCGCCACTGGGCTTGTCGTTGCCAGTAACTATTACGCGCAGCCTCTGTTAGACACTATCGCACTCCAATTCAACCTAACGACCAATATGGCCGGCTTTATTGTGACCGCTGCCCAATTAGGTTATGCCGCTGGGTTACTCTTCCTCGTTCCTCTTGGTGATCTTTTTGAACGCAAAAAATTGATCATTGTGATGACGACATTGTCGGCCAGTGGTTTATTGATCACCGCGCTTTCTGACAATATTTGGCAAATTCTTCTAGGTACTGCCCTCACAGGGCTATTCTCCGTTGTCGCCCAAGTTCTTGTTCCTATGGCTGCCTCTATAGCAAAACCTCATCAGCGGGGCAAAGCGGTAGGCACCATTATGAGTGGGTTACTCCTTGGGATCTTGCTCGCCCGAACTATCTCCGGTGGCGTAGCAATGATAGGCGGTTGGCGAGCTATTTACTGGGTTGCCTTTGGATTAATGATGATCCTGATCCTAATTTTGGCGCTTAAATTACCGCGTTATCACCAAAAAACGGAGCTTAACTATTTTCAACTCATAGGCTCTATCGGACGCCTGTTTTTTACTACGCCAGTTTTAGCGACTCGAGCACTACTTGGCGCGCTCACTTTCGCTAACTTTGCACTATTATGGACAGCGATGGCATTCTTATTAGCCAGCCCACCTTTTAATTATTCAGAGGGCACTATCGGGTTATTTGGTCTGGTTGGTGCAGCAGGCGCATTAATGGCAACCCAAGCAGGACGCTTAGTGGATAAAGGTAAAGGCAAATTAGTCACCACCCTAGGGCTAGTTCTATTGTTGCTCTCATGGATCCCGATTGGTCTAGCAAAATATTCACTCATCGCTTTTATTATCGGTATCTTGGTACTTGATCTGGCCATCCAAGGCGTTCATGTTACTAACCAAAGTACGCTTTATCGTATTATGCCTGAGGCTCGAAATCGCTTAACTGCCGGCTATATGACCAGTTATTTTATTGGTGGAGCACTAGGCTCATTACTTTCAGGTTATGCCTATGAGCATGCAGGTTGGATAGGCGTGGCTATTTCAGGCGTTATTATCACGGGTATCAGTTTAATCATTTGGGCAATCGGAGCTCGATTCGATCCAACAATTACCTCAGAGCAGTAA
- the nrdI gene encoding class Ib ribonucleoside-diphosphate reductase assembly flavoprotein NrdI, whose translation MTTQPLIYFSSRSGNCHRFIEKLQLPATRIPIGHLPENALLASQPYVLLLPTYGGGTAHGAVPKEVVHFLNIEANRALIRGVIAAGNTNFGEAYAIAGNIVAQKCTIPFLYRFELLGTERDVQSVKQGLKTFWAHTKEQING comes from the coding sequence ATGACCACTCAGCCGCTAATTTACTTTTCGAGTCGTTCTGGTAATTGCCACCGATTTATCGAGAAATTGCAATTGCCTGCCACTCGCATTCCTATCGGTCATCTACCTGAAAATGCCCTTCTCGCTTCACAGCCCTATGTACTGTTGCTGCCGACTTATGGTGGTGGAACCGCTCATGGTGCCGTGCCTAAAGAAGTGGTGCACTTTCTCAATATCGAGGCAAACCGTGCGTTAATTCGCGGTGTTATCGCAGCAGGTAATACCAACTTTGGCGAGGCTTATGCCATTGCCGGCAACATTGTCGCTCAAAAATGTACAATCCCCTTCCTCTATCGGTTCGAATTATTAGGCACAGAACGCGATGTGCAATCTGTAAAACAAGGATTAAAAACATTCTGGGCTCACACAAAGGAGCAAATCAATGGATAA
- the cspE gene encoding transcription antiterminator/RNA stability regulator CspE gives MSKVKGNVKWFNESKGFGFITPEDGSKDVFVHFSAISGDGFKTLAEGQKVEFEITEGAKGPSAANVVSL, from the coding sequence ATGTCTAAAGTTAAAGGTAACGTTAAGTGGTTCAATGAGTCCAAAGGTTTTGGTTTTATCACTCCAGAAGATGGTAGCAAAGATGTTTTTGTTCACTTCTCTGCGATTTCTGGCGACGGTTTCAAAACCTTAGCAGAAGGCCAAAAAGTTGAATTTGAAATCACTGAAGGCGCGAAAGGTCCATCAGCTGCTAACGTTGTCTCTTTGTAA
- the nrdE gene encoding class 1b ribonucleoside-diphosphate reductase subunit alpha, with protein MDNPQHNNNHNHNNNADYHALNAMLNLYDSEGRLQLDKDKQAAHLYFRQHVNQNTVFFHDLKEKLDFLVNENYYEEEVLAQYDFPFIKQLFKQAYAHKFRFQTFLGAFKYYTSYTLKTFDGERYLERYEDRVCMVALALAQGSKSLATLLVDEIISGRFQPATPTFLNGGKKQRGELISCFLLRIEDNMESIGRSVNSALQLSKRGGGVAFLMSNLREQGAPIKQIENQSSGVVPVMKMLEDAFSYANQLGARQGAGAVYLHAHHPDILRFLDTKRENADEKIRIKTLSLGVVIPDITFQLAKNNEDMYLFSPYDIQKVYGIPMSEISVTEKYHEMVNNKAIKKFKINAREFFQTIAEIQFESGYPYILFEDTANRANPIAGRINMSNLCSEILQVNQPSIYEEDLSYQHIGKDISCNLGSMNIAKTMDSPNFARSIDTAVRALTAVSDMSNIRSVPSIAKGNQQSHAIGLGQMNLHGFLAREHIHYGSEEGLDFTNIYFYTVAFHALKTSNQLAIERQQTFDGFEMSTYASGEYFDKYINKTWSPKTQTVQELFRRSGIEIPTQADWQALKQSVMTQGIYNQNLQAIPPTGSISYINNATSSIHPVVAPIEIRKEGKIGRVYYPAPFMTNENLKYYQDAYQIGPEKIIDTYAEATQHVDQGLSLTLFFDGNATTRDINKAQIYAWRKGIKTLYYIRLRQTALEGTEVEGCVSCSL; from the coding sequence ATGGATAACCCACAGCACAATAATAATCACAATCATAATAACAATGCGGACTACCATGCGCTCAATGCGATGCTGAACCTTTATGATAGTGAAGGCCGCTTACAGCTGGATAAAGACAAACAAGCCGCCCACCTCTATTTCCGCCAGCATGTGAATCAAAATACGGTCTTCTTTCACGACTTAAAAGAAAAACTCGATTTCTTAGTCAATGAAAATTACTACGAAGAAGAGGTGCTCGCACAATACGATTTCCCATTTATTAAACAGCTTTTCAAGCAAGCCTACGCCCACAAATTTCGCTTCCAAACCTTTTTGGGTGCCTTTAAGTATTACACCAGCTATACCCTAAAAACCTTTGATGGCGAGCGCTATCTTGAGCGTTATGAAGACCGTGTTTGTATGGTTGCACTCGCTTTAGCACAAGGCTCAAAATCCCTTGCGACTCTCTTAGTGGACGAAATCATTAGCGGACGTTTTCAACCCGCCACTCCCACGTTCCTTAACGGCGGCAAAAAACAGCGAGGCGAGCTTATTTCCTGCTTTTTACTGCGTATAGAAGATAATATGGAATCTATCGGGCGCTCCGTGAATTCAGCGTTGCAGCTATCTAAACGTGGTGGCGGCGTCGCTTTCTTGATGAGTAATCTGCGCGAACAAGGCGCGCCGATTAAACAGATAGAAAACCAATCGTCTGGCGTGGTTCCGGTGATGAAAATGCTGGAAGATGCCTTTTCCTATGCCAATCAGCTAGGAGCTAGACAAGGTGCAGGTGCGGTATATCTTCATGCTCACCACCCCGATATCCTGCGATTTTTAGATACCAAGCGGGAAAATGCGGATGAAAAAATTCGTATTAAAACGCTTTCACTTGGGGTCGTGATCCCCGATATCACCTTTCAACTCGCTAAAAACAATGAAGATATGTACCTGTTTTCTCCCTATGACATCCAAAAAGTCTATGGGATACCGATGTCTGAAATCAGCGTGACAGAAAAATATCATGAAATGGTGAATAACAAAGCCATCAAGAAATTCAAAATTAATGCGCGAGAGTTTTTCCAGACTATCGCTGAAATTCAATTTGAGTCTGGCTATCCCTACATTTTGTTTGAAGATACGGCTAACCGCGCCAATCCGATTGCAGGTCGAATCAATATGAGTAACTTGTGCTCTGAGATTTTACAGGTAAACCAGCCTAGCATTTATGAAGAAGATTTAAGCTACCAACATATTGGTAAAGATATTAGCTGTAATTTAGGCTCCATGAACATCGCCAAAACTATGGACTCCCCTAATTTTGCCCGTTCGATTGATACTGCCGTTCGCGCACTAACCGCCGTTTCTGACATGAGCAATATTCGTTCCGTTCCGTCTATTGCCAAAGGAAACCAACAATCCCACGCTATTGGTTTAGGGCAGATGAATTTGCATGGTTTCTTAGCCCGTGAACATATTCATTATGGTTCTGAAGAAGGGTTAGATTTTACCAATATCTACTTTTACACCGTGGCATTCCATGCCTTAAAAACCTCGAACCAATTAGCTATCGAACGCCAACAAACCTTTGATGGCTTTGAAATGTCCACCTACGCTAGCGGCGAGTATTTTGATAAATATATCAACAAAACTTGGTCACCAAAGACCCAAACCGTGCAGGAATTATTCCGACGTTCGGGCATCGAAATACCGACACAAGCGGACTGGCAGGCATTAAAACAGTCCGTGATGACACAGGGTATTTACAATCAAAACTTGCAAGCCATTCCGCCTACAGGGTCTATCTCTTATATCAATAATGCCACCTCCAGCATTCATCCCGTCGTAGCACCTATCGAAATTCGTAAAGAAGGCAAAATTGGGCGTGTTTACTACCCAGCCCCTTTTATGACTAATGAAAATCTCAAATATTACCAAGATGCTTATCAGATTGGTCCTGAGAAAATTATTGATACCTATGCCGAAGCCACCCAACACGTCGACCAAGGCTTATCACTAACCCTATTTTTCGATGGCAATGCCACCACACGCGATATCAATAAAGCCCAAATATACGCATGGCGAAAAGGGATCAAAACCTTGTATTACATTCGATTACGTCAGACTGCACTTGAAGGCACCGAAGTCGAAGGCTGCGTCTCCTGCTCACTGTAA
- the emrA gene encoding multidrug efflux MFS transporter periplasmic adaptor subunit EmrA translates to MSAREDLPETQTPPLNKKRQRRNALMFLTVIFVAIGIGWTAYWYLVLRHYESTDNAYVAGNQVQIQAQISGSVMTVNVDNTDFVKSGTVLVELDPRDAELALEKAKTELANNVRQSQQHIINSRQFQANIDVKRSELSRLQNDLKRREVLGSSNLIGKEELQHAREAVISAKSALDVAIEQYNANQAIVLNTSLEKQPLVEQAATQVRNAWLTLQRTKIVSPVDGYVSRRSVQVGSQITPNTPLMAIVPSSGMWIDANFKETQLASMRIGQPAKVTTDFYGKDVIFNGTVVGLDMGTGSAFSLLPAQNASGNWIKVVQRLPVRIALDETQLNEYPLRIGLSTEVKVDTANKDGKVLSKGLRDTPAYHTTALAVDMSPADKIVAEIIQNNSGK, encoded by the coding sequence ATGAGCGCCCGCGAGGATCTGCCTGAAACGCAAACGCCACCATTAAACAAAAAAAGACAGCGCAGAAATGCCCTAATGTTCCTAACCGTTATTTTTGTCGCGATTGGCATCGGTTGGACTGCATACTGGTATCTGGTCTTACGCCATTACGAATCGACAGATAACGCTTACGTTGCTGGAAATCAAGTTCAAATCCAAGCGCAAATATCCGGTAGCGTCATGACAGTCAACGTCGATAATACCGATTTTGTGAAAAGTGGAACCGTACTGGTAGAACTCGATCCGCGAGATGCAGAGCTGGCTCTTGAAAAAGCCAAAACTGAACTTGCTAACAACGTTCGACAATCCCAACAGCACATTATCAATAGCCGACAATTTCAAGCAAATATTGATGTTAAACGCTCTGAACTATCCCGCTTACAAAATGATTTAAAACGCCGCGAAGTTCTTGGTAGTAGCAACTTAATTGGTAAAGAAGAACTGCAACATGCTAGAGAAGCGGTTATTAGCGCTAAAAGTGCATTAGATGTCGCAATTGAACAGTACAATGCGAACCAAGCTATTGTGCTAAACACATCCTTAGAAAAACAACCACTTGTTGAACAAGCTGCAACCCAAGTGCGAAATGCATGGCTAACCCTGCAACGTACTAAGATTGTTAGCCCAGTAGATGGTTATGTTTCTCGTCGTAGTGTGCAAGTCGGTTCACAAATCACACCAAATACCCCATTAATGGCAATTGTGCCATCCAGCGGAATGTGGATTGATGCTAACTTTAAAGAGACACAATTAGCTAGCATGCGTATTGGTCAACCCGCTAAAGTGACCACAGATTTCTACGGTAAAGATGTCATCTTCAACGGTACCGTGGTTGGGCTTGATATGGGAACAGGAAGCGCTTTCTCATTATTACCTGCTCAAAATGCGAGCGGCAACTGGATCAAAGTGGTCCAACGCCTTCCGGTACGTATCGCCCTCGATGAAACCCAACTTAACGAGTACCCTCTACGTATTGGGCTTTCAACCGAAGTCAAAGTTGATACAGCCAATAAAGACGGCAAAGTATTATCCAAAGGCCTTCGCGATACGCCGGCTTATCACACAACCGCTTTAGCGGTTGATATGTCTCCTGCTGACAAAATTGTTGCTGAGATTATTCAGAATAACTCTGGCAAATAA
- the mprA gene encoding transcriptional repressor MprA — MESSFTPTEDLLNARNEQQNAKGKPIPYQEILLTRLSMHVHGKLLESRNHMLKAQGVNETLFMALMILDTKESRSIQPSELSAALGSSRTNATRIADELEKHGWIERKESHNDRRCLHLHLTEKGSEFLNELLPPQHHAITQIWSSFDDEGKKQFEQLLRTLLIKLDDIKAG; from the coding sequence ATGGAAAGTTCATTTACACCGACAGAAGACTTACTTAACGCTCGCAATGAGCAACAAAATGCCAAAGGAAAACCGATTCCTTATCAAGAAATTTTATTAACACGGCTGTCTATGCATGTTCATGGAAAATTATTAGAGTCGCGTAATCACATGCTAAAAGCTCAAGGTGTAAATGAAACACTGTTTATGGCATTAATGATCCTTGATACTAAAGAATCTCGCAGTATACAGCCATCAGAACTAAGTGCAGCACTAGGCTCATCTCGCACTAATGCAACACGAATCGCTGATGAATTAGAAAAACACGGGTGGATTGAACGCAAAGAAAGCCACAATGACAGACGCTGTTTACATCTGCATTTAACTGAAAAAGGTTCTGAGTTTTTAAATGAACTGCTGCCACCTCAACATCACGCGATTACACAGATATGGTCGTCTTTTGATGATGAGGGTAAAAAACAGTTCGAACAATTACTACGTACCTTGCTTATAAAATTAGACGACATCAAAGCTGGCTAA
- the lipB gene encoding lipoyl(octanoyl) transferase LipB, with protein MHQFTESRTPDTCDEIWLVQHPCVFTQGQAGKAEHLLAPGNIPVIQSDRGGQVTYHGPGQQVMYVMIDLKRSHIGVRELVSALETCVVNTLAHFNISAYPRPDAPGVYVNGDKICSLGLRIRKGCSFHGLALNVDMDLEPFNRINPCGYSELKMTQVRALSPNITLNDVQPVLISQFCDTLGFHIVQ; from the coding sequence ATGCACCAATTTACTGAATCCCGTACTCCTGATACCTGCGATGAAATTTGGCTGGTTCAGCACCCTTGCGTATTTACCCAAGGGCAAGCTGGCAAAGCCGAACACCTTCTCGCGCCGGGAAATATCCCCGTTATCCAAAGTGATCGTGGTGGACAAGTGACTTACCATGGTCCCGGTCAGCAAGTCATGTATGTGATGATAGATCTAAAACGCAGCCACATTGGTGTCCGTGAGCTTGTTAGTGCATTAGAAACTTGCGTGGTCAATACCCTCGCCCATTTTAATATCAGTGCGTATCCACGCCCTGATGCGCCCGGCGTTTACGTCAACGGAGACAAAATTTGCTCCCTTGGCTTACGTATTCGAAAAGGCTGTTCATTCCATGGCTTGGCACTGAATGTGGATATGGATCTCGAGCCTTTTAATCGTATTAACCCTTGTGGTTATAGTGAATTGAAAATGACACAAGTGAGAGCGCTGTCGCCAAACATTACATTAAACGATGTTCAGCCAGTGCTTATTAGTCAGTTCTGTGACACACTTGGATTTCATATTGTTCAATAA
- a CDS encoding methylated-DNA--[protein]-cysteine S-methyltransferase, producing MYHQYLVAPENFPKPWIHITADDEGVTSIYFVDEKTEKESKNEFSKLCAKELKEYFNHKRKVFSVALNPQGTEFQKKVWKHLCEIPYGERWSYKDLALKLGSVNYCRAVGMANSRNPISLIVPCHRVLGHDGKLVGYTGGLDIKDWLLIHEK from the coding sequence ATGTACCATCAATATTTAGTAGCACCAGAAAACTTTCCGAAACCGTGGATCCATATTACGGCTGATGATGAAGGTGTGACGAGTATCTATTTTGTTGATGAAAAAACGGAGAAAGAGTCGAAAAACGAATTCTCAAAGCTGTGTGCGAAAGAACTAAAAGAATATTTTAATCATAAACGGAAAGTATTTTCGGTTGCATTGAATCCACAAGGTACTGAGTTTCAGAAAAAAGTCTGGAAACATTTGTGCGAAATTCCTTATGGTGAGCGCTGGAGTTATAAAGATCTCGCCTTAAAATTGGGCTCGGTTAACTATTGTCGAGCAGTTGGTATGGCCAATTCACGCAACCCTATATCTTTGATTGTGCCTTGCCATCGTGTCTTAGGACATGACGGAAAGCTGGTGGGTTATACTGGAGGATTGGATATTAAAGATTGGTTACTTATTCATGAGAAGTAA
- the nrdF gene encoding class 1b ribonucleoside-diphosphate reductase subunit beta codes for MTTSMLYRPVQAINWNRIQDDKDLEVWNRLTSNFWLPEKIPLSNDTVSWNTLTPAEQKLTIRVFTGLTLLDTIQNTVGAPCLMGDAQTPHEEAVLSNISFMEAVHARSYSSIFSTLCSTSDVDEAYRWSEENSALQNKAKIILSYYCDEHPLKKKIASVFLESFLFYSGFYLPMHWSSRGKLTNTADLIRLIIRDEAIHGYYIGYKFQKALVHYSEQERNEIKDFTFSLLFDLYENEIKYTQELYDGVGWSEDVKSFLHYNANKALMNLGYEALFPDSITQVSPEILSALSPDANENHDFFSGSGSSYVIGKAVSTEDDDWLF; via the coding sequence ATGACCACCAGCATGCTCTATCGCCCTGTTCAAGCAATAAACTGGAACCGCATCCAAGATGATAAAGATCTCGAAGTGTGGAACCGGTTGACCAGTAATTTTTGGTTGCCCGAAAAAATTCCACTGTCTAATGACACGGTTTCTTGGAACACACTGACGCCTGCCGAACAAAAACTCACCATTCGCGTTTTCACCGGGCTAACGTTGCTGGATACCATCCAAAATACCGTTGGCGCACCGTGTTTGATGGGAGATGCTCAAACGCCTCACGAAGAAGCCGTTCTCTCCAATATTAGCTTTATGGAGGCGGTGCATGCTCGCTCTTACAGCTCTATTTTTTCAACACTGTGTTCCACTTCCGATGTTGATGAAGCTTACCGCTGGAGCGAAGAAAACAGTGCGTTGCAAAATAAAGCCAAAATTATTCTGTCTTACTACTGCGATGAACATCCACTGAAGAAAAAAATCGCCAGCGTCTTTTTAGAATCATTTTTGTTTTACTCGGGTTTTTATTTACCCATGCACTGGTCAAGCCGTGGAAAACTCACCAATACCGCCGATTTAATTCGTCTGATCATCCGCGATGAAGCTATTCATGGTTACTATATTGGCTATAAATTTCAAAAAGCCCTTGTCCATTATTCTGAACAAGAACGCAATGAAATTAAGGATTTCACTTTTTCGTTATTGTTTGATTTATATGAAAATGAAATCAAATACACCCAAGAGCTATATGATGGCGTAGGCTGGAGTGAAGATGTGAAGAGCTTCCTTCACTATAATGCGAATAAAGCCTTGATGAATTTGGGCTATGAAGCACTTTTTCCTGACTCAATAACCCAAGTTAGCCCAGAGATTTTGTCGGCGCTTTCTCCTGATGCCAACGAAAATCATGACTTTTTCTCAGGTTCAGGTTCATCCTATGTAATCGGTAAAGCGGTCAGTACTGAAGATGATGATTGGCTTTTTTGA
- the dacA gene encoding D-alanyl-D-alanine carboxypeptidase DacA: MKNVSSSRNVFLPQIVRQTALASALIVSTVTFANANEAFPNTSVPAAPAIDAEAYILIDYNSGKVLAQSNADQRRDPASLTKMMTSYVIGQAIKSGKIGANDMVTVGDDAWATGNPIFKGSSLMFLKPGDRVSVSQLTRGINLQSGNDACVAMADYVAGDQANFVNLMNTYVNKLGLQNTHFQTVHGLDAAGQYSSARDMALIGQALIRDVPEEYEIYKEKEFTFNNIRQTNRNGLLWDKSLAVDGIKTGHTDAAGYNLVASAKDGDMRLISVVMGGKSSKGRDAESKKLLTYGFRFYETVKPLQAGVEFATAPVWFGDDSEIKLGVVEDLYLTIPRGRLKDLKASYELTTTEIEAPLKKGQQVGTISFQLDGKTIEQRPLTVLKDVEEGGFFSRLIDYIKLLFHRWFG, translated from the coding sequence ATGAAAAATGTCTCCTCATCACGCAATGTCTTTCTGCCACAAATCGTGCGTCAGACTGCGCTGGCTTCTGCACTGATCGTTTCTACTGTCACTTTTGCAAATGCAAATGAAGCGTTTCCAAATACTTCAGTTCCTGCGGCTCCAGCTATCGATGCTGAAGCGTATATCCTGATTGATTACAATTCAGGTAAAGTGCTTGCACAAAGCAATGCAGATCAGCGCCGCGACCCTGCTAGCTTGACCAAAATGATGACGAGCTATGTTATCGGTCAAGCCATCAAATCAGGTAAAATTGGCGCGAATGACATGGTCACCGTGGGTGATGATGCATGGGCGACAGGTAACCCAATTTTCAAAGGCTCTTCATTAATGTTCCTAAAACCAGGGGATCGCGTGAGTGTCTCTCAGCTAACCCGTGGTATTAACTTACAATCTGGTAATGATGCCTGTGTTGCGATGGCAGACTATGTCGCGGGTGACCAAGCTAACTTTGTTAACTTGATGAACACCTACGTAAATAAACTGGGCCTGCAAAATACACACTTCCAAACAGTACATGGCCTAGATGCAGCGGGTCAATACAGCTCGGCTCGTGATATGGCGTTGATTGGTCAAGCACTGATCCGTGATGTGCCGGAAGAGTACGAAATTTATAAAGAAAAAGAATTCACATTTAACAATATCCGTCAAACTAACCGTAATGGCCTGTTATGGGATAAGAGCCTTGCGGTTGATGGGATCAAAACCGGCCACACTGACGCAGCGGGTTATAACTTAGTTGCCTCTGCAAAAGATGGCGATATGCGTCTTATTTCCGTCGTTATGGGTGGAAAGAGCAGCAAAGGTCGTGATGCAGAAAGCAAAAAATTGCTGACTTACGGCTTCCGCTTCTATGAAACAGTGAAACCACTGCAAGCTGGCGTCGAATTTGCCACTGCTCCAGTTTGGTTTGGTGATGACAGCGAAATTAAACTAGGTGTGGTTGAAGACCTGTACCTCACAATCCCTCGCGGTCGTTTAAAAGATTTAAAAGCAAGCTACGAATTAACTACCACTGAAATCGAAGCGCCGCTGAAAAAAGGCCAACAAGTGGGAACTATTAGCTTCCAATTAGACGGTAAAACCATCGAACAACGTCCTTTAACGGTATTAAAAGATGTTGAAGAAGGCGGTTTCTTCAGCCGTTTAATCGACTACATCAAACTATTATTCCATCGTTGGTTTGGTTAA
- the nrdH gene encoding glutaredoxin-like protein NrdH, with protein MTEITIYSKPNCVQCNATYQAFERKQLPYTIIDLSEDDQAIEFIKKLGYQQLPVVIVGEQHWSGFRPDKINSLIE; from the coding sequence ATGACTGAGATTACCATTTATAGTAAGCCCAACTGCGTCCAATGTAATGCCACCTACCAAGCATTCGAGCGCAAGCAACTACCGTACACCATTATCGACCTTTCTGAAGATGATCAAGCTATTGAATTTATAAAAAAACTTGGATATCAGCAGCTTCCCGTCGTGATTGTTGGAGAGCAGCATTGGTCTGGCTTCCGCCCCGATAAAATCAATTCACTCATTGAGTAA
- the lipA gene encoding lipoyl synthase, producing MSKPIQIERGIKYRDADKMALIPVKNVVTEREEILRKPDWMKIRLPADSTRIQGIKAAMRKNGLHSVCEEASCPNLSECFNHGTATFMILGAICTRRCPFCDVAHGRPNAPDANEPEKLAQTIKDMALRYVVITSVDRDDLRDGGAQHFADCISAIREKSPTIKIETLVPDFRGRMDRALEILTATPPDVFNHNLENVPRIYRQVRPGANYEWSLKLLEKFKEVHPEIPTKSGLMVGLGETNEEIIEVMRDLRRHGVTMLTLGQYLQPSRHHLPVKRYVSPAEFDEMKEAAMDMGFTHAACGPFVRSSYHADLQAKGEEVK from the coding sequence ATGAGTAAACCAATTCAGATCGAGCGTGGAATTAAATACCGTGACGCCGATAAAATGGCACTGATCCCTGTTAAAAACGTGGTGACGGAACGTGAAGAAATTCTACGTAAACCTGACTGGATGAAAATCAGATTGCCAGCTGATTCTACGCGAATTCAAGGCATTAAAGCCGCAATGCGTAAAAATGGCCTGCACTCAGTCTGCGAAGAAGCTTCTTGCCCTAACCTCTCTGAATGTTTTAACCACGGAACCGCCACCTTTATGATCTTAGGTGCTATCTGTACTCGCCGTTGTCCATTCTGTGACGTTGCCCATGGTCGACCAAATGCTCCTGATGCGAATGAACCAGAAAAATTAGCGCAAACTATCAAAGATATGGCACTGCGTTATGTGGTTATTACTTCCGTTGACCGTGATGATTTACGTGATGGCGGTGCTCAGCACTTCGCTGATTGTATCAGTGCCATCCGAGAAAAAAGCCCGACCATTAAAATTGAAACCCTCGTCCCTGACTTCCGAGGACGTATGGATCGCGCATTAGAAATTCTCACCGCAACTCCACCGGATGTGTTTAACCACAACCTTGAAAACGTACCTCGTATTTACCGCCAAGTTCGCCCTGGTGCTAACTACGAATGGTCACTGAAATTACTGGAAAAATTCAAAGAAGTGCACCCTGAAATCCCAACAAAATCTGGCTTAATGGTGGGCTTAGGGGAAACCAATGAAGAGATCATTGAAGTGATGCGCGATTTGCGTCGTCATGGCGTAACCATGTTAACGTTGGGGCAATACTTGCAGCCAAGCCGCCACCACTTGCCCGTTAAACGCTATGTAAGCCCTGCAGAGTTCGATGAAATGAAAGAAGCAGCGATGGATATGGGCTTCACTCATGCAGCCTGTGGCCCGTTTGTACGCTCTTCCTATCATGCAGATCTACAAGCAAAAGGCGAAGAAGTTAAATAA
- the ybeD gene encoding DUF493 family protein YbeD — protein MKTKLGELLEFPCPLTYKVMGLAQPELVDQVIEVVQRHAPGDYAPDVKPSSKGNYHSVSITINATHIEQVETLYTELGALELVKVVL, from the coding sequence ATGAAAACGAAATTAGGTGAACTGCTTGAGTTCCCATGTCCATTGACCTACAAAGTGATGGGCCTAGCGCAGCCAGAATTAGTTGACCAAGTTATTGAAGTGGTTCAACGCCATGCTCCAGGTGATTATGCACCAGACGTTAAACCGAGCAGCAAAGGTAACTACCATTCTGTGTCTATTACGATTAACGCCACTCATATCGAGCAAGTTGAAACACTCTACACTGAGTTAGGCGCATTAGAGTTAGTCAAAGTTGTGCTGTAA